Proteins from a genomic interval of Aquabacterium sp. J223:
- the pstS gene encoding phosphate ABC transporter substrate-binding protein PstS, producing MTSSLLRSLAFGSALLAGATGALAQDVTGAGATFPAPLYAKWADAYNKATGVRINYQSVGSGAGIRQIKAKTVDFGASDMPLKDDELAKDGMVQFPTVIGGVVPVVNIRGVAPGQMRLTGQVLGDIYLGKVTKWNDPAIASLNPGVSLPDAAISVVRRADGSGTTFIFTNYLSKVNEEWKAKVGDGTAVNWPTGAGGKGNEGVAAFVQRLPNSIGYVEYAYVKQNKMTYTLLRNRDGVFVPPSDAAFKAAAAGADWNKTFYQITTDQPGKDAWPITNPTYILMYKQPDRAAGAAAALKFFDWVYANGDAAADDLDYVPLPSAVKDLVRKQWADQIKDGSGKALAYR from the coding sequence ATGACCTCGTCACTGCTTCGCTCCCTTGCCTTCGGTTCGGCCCTGCTGGCGGGCGCCACGGGTGCCCTTGCGCAGGACGTCACCGGCGCCGGTGCCACGTTCCCGGCGCCGCTGTATGCCAAATGGGCCGACGCCTACAACAAGGCCACCGGCGTGCGCATCAACTACCAGTCCGTGGGGTCCGGTGCCGGCATCCGGCAGATCAAGGCCAAGACGGTCGACTTCGGTGCGAGCGACATGCCGCTGAAGGACGACGAACTCGCCAAGGACGGCATGGTGCAGTTCCCCACCGTGATCGGCGGCGTGGTGCCCGTGGTCAACATTCGTGGCGTGGCGCCGGGCCAGATGCGCCTCACGGGGCAGGTCCTCGGTGACATCTATCTCGGCAAGGTCACGAAGTGGAACGACCCGGCGATCGCCAGCCTGAACCCCGGCGTCTCGCTGCCGGACGCCGCCATCTCGGTGGTCCGGCGTGCCGACGGCTCGGGCACCACGTTCATCTTCACCAACTACCTGTCCAAGGTGAACGAGGAATGGAAGGCGAAGGTGGGTGACGGGACCGCGGTGAACTGGCCGACCGGTGCCGGCGGCAAGGGCAACGAGGGCGTCGCCGCGTTCGTGCAGCGCCTGCCCAATTCGATCGGTTACGTCGAATACGCGTACGTCAAGCAGAACAAGATGACGTACACGCTGCTGAGGAACCGGGACGGCGTGTTCGTGCCGCCCAGCGACGCCGCGTTCAAGGCCGCCGCCGCCGGGGCCGACTGGAACAAGACGTTCTACCAGATCACCACCGATCAGCCCGGCAAGGACGCGTGGCCGATCACCAACCCGACCTACATCCTCATGTACAAGCAGCCGGATCGCGCCGCTGGTGCGGCCGCGGCACTGAAGTTCTTCGATTGGGTGTATGCCAATGGTGATGCGGCTGCGGACGACCTCGACTATGTGCCGCTTCCGTCCGCGGTGAAGGATCTGGTCCGCAAGCAGTGGGCAGACCAGATCAAGGACGGGTCGGGTAAGGCCCTGGCCTATCGCTGA
- a CDS encoding fasciclin domain-containing protein, whose protein sequence is MQRRPWLLSICAAGALALAGCATSPAPVTDTAARTGSLSTLTKLINDAGLADTLRGPGPVTVFAPNDEAFKAVPRKTLDELAANKELLRSVLQYHVVAGSLPSAQVPNGKLKSVQGADLAVSRAGTFVTVEDAVVVQPDVAASNGVVHVIDRVLMPPRR, encoded by the coding sequence ATGCAACGACGCCCCTGGCTCCTGTCGATCTGCGCCGCCGGCGCCCTGGCCCTGGCCGGCTGCGCCACCTCCCCCGCCCCGGTCACCGACACGGCGGCGCGCACCGGGTCGCTGTCGACGCTCACCAAGCTGATCAACGACGCCGGACTGGCCGACACGCTGCGCGGCCCGGGCCCGGTGACCGTGTTCGCGCCGAACGACGAGGCCTTCAAGGCGGTGCCGCGGAAGACGCTGGACGAGCTGGCCGCCAACAAGGAGCTGCTGCGCAGCGTGCTGCAGTACCACGTCGTGGCCGGCAGCTTGCCGTCGGCGCAGGTGCCCAACGGCAAGCTGAAGTCGGTGCAGGGCGCCGACCTGGCGGTGTCCCGCGCCGGCACCTTCGTCACCGTCGAGGACGCGGTGGTGGTGCAGCCCGACGTGGCCGCCAGCAACGGCGTGGTCCACGTCATCGACCGGGTGCTGATGCCGCCGCGCCGCTGA
- the glmM gene encoding phosphoglucosamine mutase encodes MSRRFFGTDGIRGTVGQAPITADFMLRLGHAVGRVLRRGRERPVVLIGKDTRISGYMIESALQSGFESAGVDVRLTGPLPTPGVAYLTRALRLDLGVVISASHNPFQDNGVKFFSARGEKLPDEWEQAVEAALEEPPQWADSTGLGRARRIDDASGRYIEFCKGTVGGELSLRGLKLVVDGAHGAAYHVAADVFHELGAEVVRIGCSPDGTNINAGVGATAPQALVRAVAEQGADYGIALDGDADRLQMVDAEGRLYNGDELLYLMACDRLDAGLDLPGVVGTLMTNLAVELALQRRGVPLVRAKVGDRYVLEELQARGWQLGGEGSGHLLVLDRHTTGDGIVSALQVLQALQRRGVSLAQAVHDAPLYPQVLLNVRLAAGADWTRNAALAAEREAAEAALGQHGRLLIRPSGTEPVLRVMVEAEDEALARSTAERLAAAARG; translated from the coding sequence CACCGCCGACTTCATGCTCCGGCTGGGCCATGCGGTGGGGCGGGTGCTGCGCCGGGGCCGCGAACGGCCGGTGGTGCTGATCGGCAAGGACACCCGCATCTCCGGCTACATGATCGAGTCGGCGCTGCAGTCCGGCTTCGAATCGGCAGGGGTCGACGTGCGCCTCACCGGCCCGCTGCCCACCCCCGGCGTCGCCTACCTGACGCGGGCCCTGCGGCTGGACCTGGGCGTCGTCATCAGCGCCTCGCACAACCCCTTCCAGGACAACGGCGTCAAGTTCTTCTCCGCCCGCGGCGAGAAGCTGCCCGACGAGTGGGAACAGGCGGTGGAGGCGGCGCTCGAGGAGCCGCCGCAATGGGCCGATTCCACCGGCCTCGGCCGCGCCCGCCGCATCGACGACGCCAGCGGCCGCTACATCGAGTTCTGCAAGGGCACGGTGGGCGGCGAGCTGTCGCTGCGCGGGCTGAAGCTGGTGGTCGACGGCGCCCACGGCGCGGCCTACCACGTGGCCGCCGACGTCTTCCACGAGCTCGGTGCCGAGGTGGTGCGCATCGGCTGCTCGCCCGACGGCACCAACATCAACGCCGGCGTCGGTGCCACCGCGCCGCAGGCGCTGGTGCGGGCGGTGGCCGAGCAGGGCGCCGATTACGGCATCGCGCTCGACGGCGACGCCGACCGGCTGCAGATGGTCGACGCCGAGGGGCGGCTCTACAACGGCGACGAGCTGCTCTACCTCATGGCCTGCGACCGGCTGGACGCCGGGCTGGACCTGCCCGGCGTGGTCGGCACGCTCATGACCAACCTGGCGGTGGAACTGGCGCTGCAGCGGCGCGGCGTGCCGCTGGTGCGCGCCAAGGTGGGCGACCGCTACGTGCTGGAGGAACTGCAGGCGCGCGGCTGGCAGCTCGGCGGTGAGGGCTCCGGCCACCTGCTGGTGCTGGACCGTCACACCACCGGCGACGGCATCGTCAGCGCGCTGCAGGTGCTGCAGGCGCTGCAGCGCCGCGGCGTCAGCCTGGCGCAGGCGGTGCACGACGCGCCGCTGTACCCGCAGGTGCTGCTGAACGTGCGGCTCGCCGCCGGCGCGGACTGGACGCGCAACGCCGCGCTGGCGGCCGAGCGCGAGGCCGCCGAGGCGGCGCTCGGCCAGCACGGCCGACTGCTGATCCGGCCGTCCGGCACCGAGCCGGTGCTGCGCGTCATGGTCGAGGCCGAGGACGAGGCCCTGGCCCGCAGCACCGCCGAACGGCTGGCCGCCGCCGCCCGCGGCTGA